Proteins from a single region of Corvus moneduloides isolate bCorMon1 chromosome 19, bCorMon1.pri, whole genome shotgun sequence:
- the LOC116453505 gene encoding T-cell antigen CD7-like codes for MLWMSCLPSASLFLLLLPCFPAQDRGGNEQSADVISAWEGDSISVTCPMNDSQNQVGMYLRAIRQNLNVIYVPKDESPKVNPAFANRTEYSKEGENFRITLQRLQESDPKIYVCSEMVKINDRHKDLYGKTTIVVLKAKSSRALEQSPLYANPEQGQSVRITCVLKSSPEAEGFYLLRTHVQPAIVLHGSKLNRSRVSPAFMSRLEYSQVGNRTVITLHDLQEDDSDNYVCAEEVTNSPLLSSSGTMVLVKEVEQACKKSSWGLYALIAVVALLFCALVCCTLYRVDVKKYFQKKKPNVVYEDMSYNSRRSTLVRTNTYSRGE; via the exons ATGCTGTGGATGTCGTGTCTCCCAAGTGCCTCcctctttcttctgcttctcccGTGcttccctgcccaggaca gAGGAGGAAATGAACAGTCAGCAGATGTTATCAGTGCTTGGGAAGGAGACTCCATCAGCGTAACTTGTCCAATGAATGATTCACAAAATCAAGTGGGAATGTACTTGAGAGCTATCAGACAGAATCTCAATGTGATATATGTTCCCAAGGACGAATCTCCAAAAGTCAATCCTGCCTTTGCTAATCGCACCGAGTATTCAAAGGAAGGGGAGAATTTCAGGATAACTCTGCAGAGGTTACAGGAATCTGATCCCAAAATCTATGTATGCTCTGAGATGGTTAAAATCAATGACCGTCACAAAGACCTATATGGGAAGACAACCATAGTGGTGCTCAAAG CTAAATccagcagggctctggagcaGTCACCACTTTATGCCAACCCTGAGCAAGGCCAGTCTGTCAGGATCACCTGTGTGTTGAAAAGCTCACCTGAAGCTGAGGGGTTCTACTTGCTCAGGACTCACGTGCAACCTGCCATAGTTCTGCATGGGTCAAAGCTCAACAGATCAAGGGTTTCTCCTGCCTTTATGAGTCGCTTGGAGTATTCACAGGTAGGAAATAGAACGGTGATAACTCTACATGACCTGCAGGAGGATGACAGTGATAACTATGTCTGTGCTGAGGAGGTGACAAATTCCCCTCTGCTCTCATCGAGTGGCACCATGGTGTTGGTTAAAG AAGTGGAGCAGGCATGCAAGAAGAGCTCCTGGGGTTTGTATGCCCTTATTGCCGTGGTGGCACTGCTGTTCTGTGCCCTGGTGTGCTGCACCTTGTACCGTGTGGAT gtgaagaaatatttccagaagaaaaagccCAATGTGGTATATGAAGACATGTCCTACAATTCCAGACGTAGCACACTGGTCAGAACCAACACCTACAGCAGAGGTGAATAA